The Streptomyces kanamyceticus DNA segment CCACCACCAGCGCGTCCGACGTGGAGATCTCCGCCGCGATGCGGGACTCCTTGGAGCCGGGGACCAGGTGGTCGACGAGGACGCCCAGGCGGGCGTCGGGGCCCGGCCGGAACTCCGCGACGATCGCGGGCAGGTCGTCGATGCCCTCCAGGTACTCGACGACGACGCCCTCGATGCGCAGGTCGTCGCCCCAGACGCGTTCGACGAGTTCGGCGTCGTGGCGGCCCTCTACGTAGATGCGTCCGGCGCGGGCGACCCTGGCCCGCGCCCCGGGTACCGCCACCGAGCCGGAGGCGGTGCGTGAGGGGCGTACGGGAGGAGCGGCCGCGCCCGTGGCGGGGCGGACCAGTGTGACCGTGCGGCCTTCGAGGAGGAAGCCGCGGGGCTCCATCGGGAAGACGCGGTGCTTGCCGAAGCGGTCCTCCAGCGTCACCGTCGGCCCCTGCGCGGTCTTCTCGCAGCGGATCACCGCGCCGCAGAATCCGGTGCTCAGCTCCTCGACGACGAGGCCGGCGTCCGCCGCCACCTCGGGCACGGGCTTCGGCTTCTTCCAAGGGGGTGTGAGATCGGCGGAGTACTGGCGCATTCTGCCGACGATAGGAAGAGTGGCAAGGACCTCCGCTACGACACGCCGAAGCGGCCCGCCAGTGTGGCGCGCTGCGCACGGACAAAAGCCGCATCCACCACCGCACCGTGCCCCGGCACGTAGAGCGCGTCCTCACCGCCCAGCTCCAGGAGCCGGTCGAGCGCCGCGGGCCACTGCTCCGGTACGGCGTCGGGTCCTGCCTGCGGTTCGCCCGACTCCTCGACCAGATCGCCGCAGAACACGATCTCGCGGCCCCCGTCGGCCCCCGTGACAAGCACCGCGAGGTCGTGCCCGGTATGGCCGGGGCCGACGTTGGCGAGCAGCACCCGCACCCCGCCGCCGAGGTCGAGCGTCCACTCCCCGCACACCAGGTGGCGCGGGTGGACGAGGAGATCGGCCGCCTCGGCCGCCGCGTCCGGGCTCACGCCCTGGCGCACCGCGTCGGCGCGCAGTTCGTCGCGGCCTCTTTCGAAGACCGTGTCGATGCCCACCGCCCCGTACACCTCCACGCCCGCGAAGGCCGCGGCCCCCAGAACGTGGTCGAAGTGCGGGTGCGTCAACACGAGGTGCGTGACCCGTCGCCCGCCGCCGATGATCTCCCTGGCGCGGGTCCGCAGTGCCGCGCCCTCGGCCAGGGTCGCCCCCGCCTCGATCATGAGGGCCGCGTCGTCGCCGACGACGAGGCCCGCCGTGCAGTCCCAGACCGGCAGGCGGCACCGCCCCACACGCGGTGCGAGTCGTTCCCAGCCCGCCGCTTCCCATGCCAGCGCCACGTCCATACGGTGACGCTATCCGTACGGGCCGTGTTCGGCAGCCGCTGCCCGACACGCGTGCGTGACTTCGGCGGGTCCGCCCTTGCCGGGGCCGTACCTCACGGCCGTACACTGACCCTTTGGTAGCTGGCACTCGCCCGTGGTGAGTGCCAGGCAAGGGGGCTCGGCGGGGCTCGACGCGACGTATGACAGCTGGAGGTGTGCGCGATGCTCAGTGAACGCAGGCTCGAGGTGCTCCGCGCCATCGTCCACGACTACGTAGGCACCGAGGAGCCGGTCGGTTCCAAGGCGCTGACGGAGCGGCACAGTCTCGGGGTCTCCCCGGCGACGGTCCGCAACGACATGGCCGCGCTGGAGGAGGAGGGGTTCATCGCCCAGCCGCACACCAGCGCGGGGCGCATCCCGACGGACAAGGGCTACCGCCTCTTCGTCGACAAGCTCGCGGGCGTCAAGCCGATGACCGCGCCGGAGCGCAGGGCCATCCAGAACTTCCTCGACGGCGCCGTCGACCTCGACGACGTCGTGGGGCGCACGGTGCGGCTGCTCGCGCAGCTGACCCGGCAGGTCGCGGTCGTGCAGTACCCGTCGCTCACGCGGTCGACGGTGCGGCACGTGGAGCTGCTCTCGCTGGCTCCCGCCCGGCTGATGCTCGTACTGATCACGGACACGGGCCGGGTCGAGCAGCGCATGATCGACTGCCCGGCGCCGTTCGGCGAGACCTCGCTCGCCGATCTGCGGGCCAGGCTCAACAGCAGGGTCGCGGGACGCCGCTTCGCGGACGTGCCGCAGCTGGTGCAGGACCTGCCCGAGGCCTTCGAGGCCGAGGACCGCGGCACCGTCGCGACCGTCCTGTCCACCCTCCTCGAAACACTCGTGGAGGAGACCGAGGAGCGGCTGATGATCGGCGGAACCGCCAATCTCACCCGCTTCGGACATGATTTTCCCCTCACCATCCGGCCCGTCCTCGAGGCCCTGGAGGAGCAGGTCGTGCTCCTCAAGTTGCTTGGTGAGGTGCAGGATTCGGGCATGGCCGTACGGATCGGTCATGAGAACGCCCATGAGGGCCTCAGCTCCACGTCCGTGGTCTCGGTCGGCTACGGTTCGGGCAGCGAGGCAGTAGCCAAACTCGGCGTGGTCGGACCGACCCGCATGGACTATCCGGGAACGATGGGAGCAGTACGCGCAGTGGCACGTTACGTCGGACAGATCCTGGCGGAGTCGTAAGTGGCCACGGACTACTACGCCGTACTCGGCGTGCGCCGCGACGCTTCCCAGGACGAGATCAAGAAGGCCTTCCGGAGGCTGGCGCGAGAGCTTCACCCGGATGTGAATCCGGATCCGAAGACTCAAGAGCGCTTCAAGGAGATCAACGCCGCGTACGAGGTGTTGTCGGACCCGCAGAAGAAGCAGGTCTACGACCTCGGCGGTGACCCGCTGTCCCAGGCGGGCGGCGGCGGTGCGGGCGGTTTCGGGGCCGGTGGCTTCGGCAACTTCTCGGACATCATGGACGCGTTCTTCGGTACGGCGTCGCAGCGTGGCCCCCGGTCGCGCACGCGCCGCGGCCAGGACGCCATGATCCGTCTGGAGATCGACCTCAACGAGGCCGCCTTCGGCACCACCAAGGACATCCAGGTCGACACGGCCGTGGTCTGTACGACCTGCAGTGGGGAAGGTGCCGCTCCCGGTACCTCCGCGCAGACCTGTGACATGTGCCGCGGTCGCGGCGAGGTGTCGCAGGTCACGCGGTCCTTCCTCGGGCAGGTCATGACGTCGCGGCCGTGCCCGCAGTGTCAGGGCTTCGGCACGGTCGTACCCACGCCCTGCCCGGAGTGCGCCGGCGACGGCCGCATCCGGTCGCGGCGGACGCTGACCGTGAAGATCCCCGCGGGTGTCGACAACGGCACCCGGATCCAGCTCGCGGGCGAGGGCGAGGTCGGCCCCGGCGGTGGCCCCGCCGGTGACCTCTACGTCGAGATCCACGAGCTGCCGCACGCCGTCTTCCAGCGGCGCGGGGACGATCTGCACTGCACCGTCACCATCCCGATGACGGCCGCGGCGCTGGGCACGAAGGTGCCGCTGGAGACGCTGGACGGCCTGGAGGAGATCGACATCAGGCCCGGCACGCAGTCGGGGCAGTCGGTTCCGCTGCACGGCCGTGGCGTAACGCATCTGCGGGGTGGGGGGCGTGGTGACCTCATCGTGCACGTGGAGGTCCTGACGCCGACGAAGCTCGATCCCGAGCAGGAGCGGGTGCTGCGGGAGCTTTCGCAGCTGCGTGGGGAGGAGCGGCCCACGGGGCAGTTCCAGCCGGGGCAGCAGGGGCTTTTCTCTCGCCTCAAGGATGCGTTTAACGGGCGGTAGCGCCTTGAGCCGTGCGTTGGCCCCTCGGAGACGGTTCATCCCGTGCCGGGGGGCTTCGGCGTTCTCCTCCCGCGGGTCGTGGGGGTTGCTCGCGCAGTTCCCCGCGCCCCTTACGGGGCACGATGCGCCCAGCCCCCCGCGCCCCTTACGAAGCACGATGCGCCCAGCCCCCGCGCCCCTTACGAAGCACGATGCGCCCAGCCCCCGCGCCCCTTACGGGGCGTGAATTCGGTGGGTTGTGTCGGACGTGGCACGATGCCGTCATGTCCTCCGCACTGACCGATCTCTGCCGCTATCCGATCGTGCAGGCGCCCATGGCGGGTGGCGCCTCGGGGCCGCAGCTGGCTGCCGCCGTCGCCGAGGCCGGTGGGCTCGGGTTCCTCGCCGCCGGGTACAAGACCGCCGACGGGATGTACCAGGAGATCAAACAGCTGCGGGGGCTCACGGCGAAGCCCTTCGGCGTCAACCTCTTCATGCCGCAGCCCGAGTACGCGGACGCCGCCGCTATCGACGTGTACCGCAACCAGCTCGCCGGTGAGGCCACCTGGTACGAGACGCAGCTCGGCGACCCCGACAGCGGGCGCGACGACGGGTACGACGCCAAGCTCGCGATCCTGCTCGACGATCCGGTCCCGCTGGTCTCCTTCACCTTCGGGTGCCCCACCCGCGACGTCTTCGACGCGTTCGCGCGCGTCGGCACCCTCACCGTCGTCACCGTGACCACGCCGGAGGAGGCCCAGACCGCCCAGTGGTCCGGCGCCGACGCCGTGTGCGTGCAGGGCGTCGAGGCGGGCGGCCACCAGGGCACCCACCGGGACAACCCGGAGACCGACGGCGCGGGGATCGGGCTGCTCGCCCTGATCGCGCAGGTCCGCGAGACCGTGCAGATCCCCGTCGTCGCGGCCGGCGGCCTGATGCGCGGCGCGCAGATCGCCGCCGTCCTCGCGGCGGGCGCGGACTCCGCGCAGCTCGGCACGGCGTTCCTCGTCACCCCCGAGTCGGGCGCGAACCCGCTGCACAAGCAGGCCATGACCAACCCGCTGTTCGTGCGCACCGAGCTGACCCGGGCGTTCTCCGGGCGCCCGGCGCGCGGCCTGGTCAACCGCTTCATGCGCGAGCACGGGCCTTACGCCCCCGCCGCCTATCCCCAGGTCCACCACCTCACCAGCGGTCTGCGCAAGGCCGCGGCCAAGGCCGGTGACGCGCAGGGCATGGCGCTCTGGGCGGGGCAGGGCCACCGGCTCGCCCGTGAGCTGCCCGCCGGACAGCTCGTCGAGGTCCTGGTGGCCGAACTGGCCGAGGCACGGGCCGCGCTGGCGTCGGGAGACGAGGCGTGACCGCGCCCGTCTTCGTCGTCGAGCACTTCGACGCGGGCGACGGCGGACGCTACGTACTGGACGGGCCCGAGGGACGGCACGCCGTATCGGTGAAGCGGCTGCACGCCGGTGAGGACGTCGTCCTGACCGACGGCGCGGGGCGCTGGGCGGACTGCGTGGTCCTCGACACCGAGGGCAAGGACCGGCTCGTGGTGAAGATGGACTCCTACTCGGAGGAGCCCGCGGAGTCGCCCCGCATCACCGTCGTACAGGCGCTGCCCAAGGGCGACCGGGGCGAGCTGGCCGTCGAGACCATGACGGAGACCGGCGTGGACGCCGTCGTGCCGTGGACCGCGTCGCGCTGCATCACGCAGTGGAAGGGCGAGCGCGGCCTCAAGGCCCTCGCCAAGTGGCGGGCCACCGCGCGCGAGGCGGGCAAGCAGTCGCGCCGGGTGCGCTTCCCCGAGGTGCTCGACGCGGCGTCCACCAAGCAGGTCGCCGCGCTGCTCGCCGAGGCCGACTTCGCCGCGGTCCTGCACGAGGAGGGCAGCGAGCCGCTGGCCACCGCGGAGCTGCCGGCGAGCGGGCACGTCGTCTTGGTGGTCGGGCCCGAAGGGGGCGTGTCCCCTGACGAGCTGGCGGCCTTCGCGGCGGCGGGCGCGAAGCCGTACCGGCTCGGCCGCAGCGTGCTGCGTACGTCCACGGCGGGCACCGCGGCGACCGCGCTGCTGCTCGGCCGCACGGGCCGTTGGTCCTGACCTGAACCGACCGGGGTGGACAGATGGCCGCAACCGGTCTACCGCCAGGGCGCTCGCGGTGGCACTCTGCCGCCTATGGGGGCATTAAGGCGATTGAGCGGCAGGGGTAGGCGCAAGCGGCGTTCGCTCGTTCTGTTCGCCGTGGCGCTCGGTGGGGCGGCCGCGCTCGGCGTGACCGCGTGCGATCCCGTGGACGGGGAGTTGAACACGTCCGTGGTCGCGCTCACCACCGATGAGATGGGCACCAAGGAGCTGGAGCGGCAGCACGCCGACGTGGCGTGGCTCAGCTGCACCGCGAGCTTCCAGGACCGGGTCACGCCGAGCAGCGGCGGGCCGACCGAGGGCGCCTTGGTGGATGTCGACTGCCAGGGCGAGACCAAGGACGGCAAGGACATCACCATCAAGGGCACGGTGCACGACGTCGTCGACGGGGCGTGCGTCCGCGGCAACCTCACCGCCAAGATCGAGGGCAAGGTGTGGTTCCGCGTCGACGTCCTCGGCAACTGCGAATCCGGCAACGACAACGGCAACGGCAACGAGAACGGCGGTCAGGACGGGGGCCAGCAGCCTTCCAACCCGCCCGCGTCGTACTCGACGCCCTGTACCGAGACCCCGGCCCCGCCGCCCGAACCCACCTGCACCTGCCTGCCGGGCAAGTGAGACCCGGCACCGGCCGGGCGGCCGCGGGGCAAGTGATCAAAAACGCTGCCGGGCCGCCCGAAGCCTGCCTAGGCTGGATGCCGTGACACAGGCAGCGAACTCCGCGTATCTCCGGTATCCGCACATCCACGGCGAGTTGACCGCGTTCACGGCTGAGGACGACGTCTGGGTCGCCCCCCTGGACGGCGGCCGCGCCTGGCGCGTCAGCGCCGACAACATGCCCGTGAGCCACCCGAGGATCTCCCCGGACGGCACGACCGTCGCCTGGGCCTCCACCCGCGACGGCGCGCCCGAGGTGCACATCGCGCCCATCGACGGCGGTCCCGCCAAGAGGCTGACGTACTGGGGCAGTTGGAAGACCGGCGTGCGCGGCTGGACGCCCGACGGGCAGGTCCTCGCGCTGAGCTCGGCCGACCAGGCGTCGATGCGCCGCACCTGGGCGCGTGCCGTGCCGCTCGACGGCGGGCCCGCGGCCACCCTGCCGTACGGCGTCGTGGGCGATGTCGCGCACGGCCCAGACGGACAAGTGCTTCTGCTCTCCGCGCCGATGGGCCGCGAGGCCGCCTGGTGGAAGCGCTACCGGGGCGGCACCGCGGGCAAGTTGTGGATCCGCACGCCGGACGGGGAGCAGGAACAACCCTTCGTACGCCTTCACGAAGAGCTCGAAGGGAACATCGAGTACCCGCTGTGGGTGGGGGAGCGGATCGCGTTCCTCTCCGACCACGAGGGCGTGGGCGCTCTCTACTCCTCGCTGCCCGACGGCTCCGAACTGCGCAGACACACCCCTGTGGACGGCTTCTACGCGCGGCACGCCGCCACCGACGGCACCCGCGTCGTCTACGCGTCCGCCGGTGAACTCTGGCTCCTGGACGACCTGTCGGACGCCGAACCGCGCCGTCTCGACGTCCGCCTCGGCGGGCAGCGCACCGATCTGCAGCCGCACCCCGTCACCGCCGCCCGCTGGTTCGGCGCCGCGGCGCCCGACCACACCGGGCGCGGCAGCGCCGTCTCCGTGCGCGGCTCCGTGCACTGGGTCACGCACCGCGAAGGGCCCGCCCGCGCGCTCGCCGCCACGCACGGCGTGCGCGCCAGGCTGCCCCGCACCTTCCGCGTGGGGGGCGAGCAGCACGTCGTCTGGGTCACCGACGCCGAGGGCGACGAGGCCCTCGAATTCGCCCCGGCCACCGGGACCGCGCCCGGCGCGACGCCCCGCAGGCTCGCCGCCGGACAGCTCGGCCGCGTCCTCGCGCTCGCCATGGCCCCCGACGGCTCCCGCGCCGCCGTCGCCTCGCACGACGGCCGCGTCCTGCTCGTCGAGCGGGAGAGCGGCGAGGTCCGCGAGGTCGACCGCAGCGAGGACGGCGAGGTCAGCGGGCTCGTCTTCTCGCCCGACTCGGCCTGGCTCGCCTGGTCGCACCCGGGCCCGCGCCCGCTGCGCCAGCTCAAGCTCGCCAACACCGCCGACCTCTCGGTCACCGAGGCCACCCCGCTGCGCTTCCGCGACTACGCGCCCGCCTTCACGCTCGACGGCAAGCACCTGGCCTTCCTCTCCGCGCGCGCCTTCGACCCGGTCTACGACGAGCACGTCTTCGACCTGGCGTTCGTCGGCGGCTCGCGGCCGTACCTGATCACGCTCGGCGCGACCACGCCCTCGCCGTTCGGGCCGCAGCGGCACGGCAGGCCCTTCGA contains these protein-coding regions:
- a CDS encoding DUF3097 domain-containing protein, translating into MRQYSADLTPPWKKPKPVPEVAADAGLVVEELSTGFCGAVIRCEKTAQGPTVTLEDRFGKHRVFPMEPRGFLLEGRTVTLVRPATGAAAPPVRPSRTASGSVAVPGARARVARAGRIYVEGRHDAELVERVWGDDLRIEGVVVEYLEGIDDLPAIVAEFRPGPDARLGVLVDHLVPGSKESRIAAEISTSDALVVGHPYIDVWEAVKPSSVGIAAWPRVPRGQDWKTGVCRALGWPENTGAAWQRILGSVRSYRDLEPELLGRVEELIDFVTE
- a CDS encoding MBL fold metallo-hydrolase, translating into MDVALAWEAAGWERLAPRVGRCRLPVWDCTAGLVVGDDAALMIEAGATLAEGAALRTRAREIIGGGRRVTHLVLTHPHFDHVLGAAAFAGVEVYGAVGIDTVFERGRDELRADAVRQGVSPDAAAEAADLLVHPRHLVCGEWTLDLGGGVRVLLANVGPGHTGHDLAVLVTGADGGREIVFCGDLVEESGEPQAGPDAVPEQWPAALDRLLELGGEDALYVPGHGAVVDAAFVRAQRATLAGRFGVS
- the hrcA gene encoding heat-inducible transcriptional repressor HrcA; translation: MLSERRLEVLRAIVHDYVGTEEPVGSKALTERHSLGVSPATVRNDMAALEEEGFIAQPHTSAGRIPTDKGYRLFVDKLAGVKPMTAPERRAIQNFLDGAVDLDDVVGRTVRLLAQLTRQVAVVQYPSLTRSTVRHVELLSLAPARLMLVLITDTGRVEQRMIDCPAPFGETSLADLRARLNSRVAGRRFADVPQLVQDLPEAFEAEDRGTVATVLSTLLETLVEETEERLMIGGTANLTRFGHDFPLTIRPVLEALEEQVVLLKLLGEVQDSGMAVRIGHENAHEGLSSTSVVSVGYGSGSEAVAKLGVVGPTRMDYPGTMGAVRAVARYVGQILAES
- the dnaJ gene encoding molecular chaperone DnaJ encodes the protein MATDYYAVLGVRRDASQDEIKKAFRRLARELHPDVNPDPKTQERFKEINAAYEVLSDPQKKQVYDLGGDPLSQAGGGGAGGFGAGGFGNFSDIMDAFFGTASQRGPRSRTRRGQDAMIRLEIDLNEAAFGTTKDIQVDTAVVCTTCSGEGAAPGTSAQTCDMCRGRGEVSQVTRSFLGQVMTSRPCPQCQGFGTVVPTPCPECAGDGRIRSRRTLTVKIPAGVDNGTRIQLAGEGEVGPGGGPAGDLYVEIHELPHAVFQRRGDDLHCTVTIPMTAAALGTKVPLETLDGLEEIDIRPGTQSGQSVPLHGRGVTHLRGGGRGDLIVHVEVLTPTKLDPEQERVLRELSQLRGEERPTGQFQPGQQGLFSRLKDAFNGR
- a CDS encoding nitronate monooxygenase; translation: MSSALTDLCRYPIVQAPMAGGASGPQLAAAVAEAGGLGFLAAGYKTADGMYQEIKQLRGLTAKPFGVNLFMPQPEYADAAAIDVYRNQLAGEATWYETQLGDPDSGRDDGYDAKLAILLDDPVPLVSFTFGCPTRDVFDAFARVGTLTVVTVTTPEEAQTAQWSGADAVCVQGVEAGGHQGTHRDNPETDGAGIGLLALIAQVRETVQIPVVAAGGLMRGAQIAAVLAAGADSAQLGTAFLVTPESGANPLHKQAMTNPLFVRTELTRAFSGRPARGLVNRFMREHGPYAPAAYPQVHHLTSGLRKAAAKAGDAQGMALWAGQGHRLARELPAGQLVEVLVAELAEARAALASGDEA
- a CDS encoding 16S rRNA (uracil(1498)-N(3))-methyltransferase, which translates into the protein MTAPVFVVEHFDAGDGGRYVLDGPEGRHAVSVKRLHAGEDVVLTDGAGRWADCVVLDTEGKDRLVVKMDSYSEEPAESPRITVVQALPKGDRGELAVETMTETGVDAVVPWTASRCITQWKGERGLKALAKWRATAREAGKQSRRVRFPEVLDAASTKQVAALLAEADFAAVLHEEGSEPLATAELPASGHVVLVVGPEGGVSPDELAAFAAAGAKPYRLGRSVLRTSTAGTAATALLLGRTGRWS